One Bradyrhizobium zhanjiangense DNA segment encodes these proteins:
- a CDS encoding tripartite tricarboxylate transporter substrate binding protein, giving the protein MDRRDVLRAAATLPLLRAALPDKAFAQTYPARNITMIVPFPAGGQADLAARPVAQALERVLGKPVIVDNRAGGGGGSVGNAAAARAEPDGYTLLMTLSSLAVLPEADRLFERPVAYEVSQFMPIARVLADPTLLAVPASAPWKTAQDFVEDAKKRPGQITYGSSGPYGTLHVAMEMFASSAGIKLLHVPFRGAGPALTAILGGTVQAIAAAPGTLKPQVDGGKLRVLGNCGAQRIASFPDVPTFQELGYRDVEMYIWAGLFAQSALPAPIATRLREAMAQVMTSPDVLKSFEASGSLVAYQDAPAFAQFVAADSARLIAAVKKIGKVE; this is encoded by the coding sequence ATGGATCGACGCGACGTCCTTCGCGCCGCTGCTACACTGCCGTTGTTGCGCGCTGCGTTACCTGACAAAGCCTTCGCTCAAACCTATCCCGCCCGCAACATCACCATGATCGTGCCGTTTCCGGCGGGCGGACAGGCCGATCTCGCCGCGCGTCCGGTGGCACAGGCGCTGGAGCGGGTCCTCGGCAAGCCCGTGATCGTCGACAACAGAGCCGGCGGTGGCGGCGGATCGGTCGGCAATGCCGCTGCGGCGCGCGCCGAGCCCGATGGCTACACGCTGCTGATGACGCTGTCCTCGCTCGCGGTGCTCCCCGAGGCCGATCGGCTGTTCGAGCGTCCCGTTGCCTACGAGGTCTCGCAGTTCATGCCGATCGCGCGCGTGCTCGCCGATCCCACGCTGCTCGCGGTGCCGGCCTCGGCGCCGTGGAAGACGGCGCAGGATTTCGTGGAGGACGCGAAGAAGCGGCCAGGCCAGATCACCTATGGCTCGTCCGGGCCCTACGGCACGCTGCACGTGGCGATGGAGATGTTCGCAAGCAGCGCCGGCATCAAGCTGCTGCACGTGCCGTTCCGCGGGGCAGGTCCGGCACTGACGGCGATCCTGGGTGGTACCGTGCAGGCGATCGCCGCCGCACCCGGAACGCTGAAGCCGCAGGTCGACGGCGGCAAGCTGCGCGTGCTCGGCAATTGCGGCGCGCAGCGCATCGCGAGCTTCCCCGACGTGCCGACCTTCCAGGAGCTCGGCTACAGGGATGTCGAGATGTACATCTGGGCCGGCCTGTTCGCGCAAAGCGCGCTGCCGGCCCCGATCGCGACCCGTCTGCGCGAGGCGATGGCGCAGGTCATGACCAGTCCGGACGTGCTCAAATCGTTCGAGGCCTCGGGCAGTCTCGTGGCCTATCAGGATGCGCCGGCCTTCGCGCAATTCGTCGCGGCCGACAGCGCGCGGCTGATCGCGGCGGTGAAGAAGATCGGCAAGGTGGAGTAG